The DNA window TATAATGCAGAAAAATCATATAAAAAAAATGTAGATTTAAATTCAGAAGTTATATATTTGGTCTCTACAAATTCAGAAATTATACTATCTGAAATAGATGGTGCAAAAAAGAAAAATATTGAAATAATTGAAAAATTGAAAGAACTAAATATAACAAAACAAAATTCAAAAAAGCTTATAGAACTTTTTAAAAGTAAAGAAAAAGTAAGCTGTGCAAGTTTAGCTAATTATTTGGATATATCAGAAAGAACAGCAAATAGATTATTATTAAAACTTGAAGAAAATAACTTAGCTATTTCAGACTTAGTAAAAATTAATAGAGGAAGACCTAAAAAACTGTATAAATTTTCATTTTAAAAAACTGCACCTCTAAATTATAGATGCAGTTCTTTTAATTCAAAAAGATGTTTCTAAATTATACAAAAAAGATAAAAGGCTATTCTTTAATGTAGGCTCTGGTGATGTTAATTCGCCTAAAGGAATTGTAAAATATTTAGGTAGATATCTCGCTCGTGCTCCTATTGCTGAATACAAAATCACTTATTATGATAATGAAAAAGTTACTTTTTTCTTTAATGATTTAGCTGATGATAAAAAGAAAAAATATATAACTATGGATATAGATAAATTTGTTCAACAAATTCTCATCCATCTGCCACCCAAAAATTTTAAGATGATTAATAGATTTGGATTTTATGGGCGCAATATTACAGCAAAATTAAGAAATATAGTTAAGAAATACAAAAAAAGTTTTTCTAAATCTGAATATTCTTTTTATGTAAAACAATCTATTGATACATTTGGAGTACATCCATTTATGTGTCCTTATTGTAAAATTATGATGGATATACAAGAAATATATGTAAGTTTAGATTGGTATGGACGGACCATACATAAGATTTATTTCTAATAATTCTCTAATGAGTATTTTTTATTAGAGCTTTTTCTTCATTCTCCTTAATGATGTGTCTTTAAAATTTTATTTAGAATATTTTTTTATATATTCATAAAATAATTTTGCAGGAGCATCTCTTAAAGCTTTCTCTATAAAATTATCATTAGGATCTTTAAAAAATCCTGTTGCAATAAGAGTTGATAGCCCATGGGCAAATACCCAACAACTAACTAACAATTCTTCCTGTTTTTCCTTATCTATTTTTATTAGTCTTTCATCTTTTTTTATTTCTTCACGAATTAAATTTAAGAATTCTTCAATTAGTGAGCCTTCAATATTATCTTTTGAAAATACTTGCAAAAAAAGTTGTTTTTCTTCACGAGCAAAAATTGAAATTCCCATACCTATATCTAAAAATTTTATTCCTGTTCTTCTTTTTATTAAGTACTCTATAAACAAGTCCTTAGCTCTTTTTATTAATTCTTTTTTTAAATTTTTCATAGAACCAATAGATTTATATATAGGTGCAGGTGAAGCATCCAATATTTTTGCAACATTTCTAGCACTTATAGATTCAATTCCTTCTTCTTTAAATAACTCAAATGACTTATCTAAAATAAGCTCTTTTGAAAACAAGACTTTCTTTGGCATAAATAACTCCTAAATTAATTAAAACTTTTTAGTAATAGATAAACCTAGTGCTGTAATTTCTTTTTTATATTTTTGATTTTTAGCTACTCCATATTTTTCTTTAAAGTTTCCATCTGCTCCTTGATAAATAAAGTGAGCAACAGAAGCAGTGATAGATAAACTATCATCATATTGATATCTAATACCTCCACCTAGTGTAACAGAATTTAAAGCATATTCTGTGTCATTAAATGAAGCAGTTTTAGCTCCTGTATCAGCATAGTTTATGCTTCCAATCAATGTAAATTTTTCATTTAATTTATACTCATTTCCTAATGCAATTTCCCAACCATTTTTATAATCTCCACCATGTTGATGTCCACGGAAAGCTTTAACTCTATCCATTTTAGCTTGACGGTTAAAATAGAAATTACCTGAAGCAGATACCAAATAACTATCTGTAACTTTATATGAAGCTCCAACTGATAGTATTGCTGGTAAATCTCTTCTTATCTTTGAGTTTATTATATATTGTGGATAGAAAGTAGATAAACCAATAGTTTGTCCTAAAATATCAGTTGTTTGTAATTGATATTCGTGTCCTTTTGCCTTAAAATTCATTTTTACTCTTGAATCATATCTTGCTGCTAAATTTAATTTATCATTTACTTTATAGTTCATTCCTAATTGGAAACCATAACCCCAAGCCTCTCTCTTAGAATCAATATCTCCATTTAAACCATTCTGAGATAAGTCATTTACTCTTTGTTGAAGTTTTGCTAATGCTTCATTAGTTTTTTGAGTTTTTATTACTGCAATTTGAGCTGCTGAAAGTCCCTTACCTTGTGTAGCAGCATCTACTGCTTTACTAACTTCTTGTGCAACTTGTTGAGCTTTTGCTTGTCTATATCGAGCAGTTGGATTAGCACCTATATTTAAGTTACCATTTAATTTTCTTGTACCATGTACAAGTCTACCTGCTACTGAAAATGATAAATTACTATCTACATTAAAAGATCTACCTAATGTAATTTGCTCGTATTTATTAGAACCTTTCAGAGTTGAACCTTTATCATAAATTCCTAATGGTTTAAATTGAGCTAAGTCAGGTAAAACATCAATACCTGATACACCATCATATTCTAAATCTCCACCTCCAGCAATTCCACCAAAGTTAAAAAAAGTAGCACCTTTTTCATCTACAAATGTTAAAGCAACATTTGGAATTGCTTGATTTAATTTTGCCTTATGTTCTTTTTCTTTATAAGACATTTTTTCATGTCCATGTGCAAATTGAAAACCTACATGAAAATATTTTCCTTGTTCTAATCTTCCAAGTCCAGCAGGATTATAATATGTAGATACTTCATTAATCATACCTGTTTGAGCTTGATTTGCAAGATAGTCAGGAGTATATGTTTGAATATGGTCAATAGATGCAGCATATAACCCACTTGATAATATTGCTGATAGCAATAATAATTTTTTCATTTTTTCCCTCCATATGTATTTTGTAAATACACTTTCTCTAAAAATAATATAACATACATAATATAACAGATGTTTTTTTTGTTGTCAAATATGTTTTATATTTTTAGAAGCTCTTCAATAGATTCTTTACAAACTTGTAACATTTTATCTATTTCTTCATAAGTAATAATATATGGAGGCATAAAATATACACTATTTCCAATAGGTCTTACAAATACACCTTTTTTTAATGCAAGATTATAAATTTCTCTTCCAATTCTAACATTTGGAAGAAGATTATCTTTTAATTCAATAGCACCAATAAGTCCAATATTTCTAATATCTTTTATATAAGATTTATCTTTAAAAATTTCTTCCATTTTATTTTTTAAATAAGTACCTTTTTCATTTATAATTTTTAAAACATCATCATCTTTAAATATTTTTAAAACTTCTAAAGCTATTCTACAACCTAAAGGATTACCTGAATATGTATGAGAATGTAAAAAAGATTTACCTTCTTTATAGTCAGCATAGAAAGCATTAAATATATCAGTTGTAATACAAAGTATAGCTATTGGATAGTAACCTGATGATAAACCTTTTGCAATACACATCATATCAGGCTCTATTCCAGCATGTTCACAGGCAAACATCTTACCAGTTCTACCAAAACCCATAGCTATTTCATCATCAATTAAATGAATATTATATTTTTTTGTTAAATCTCTTGCCACTTTTAAAAATCTAGCAGAATATACTTTTATACCTGCTGCACCTTGTACCATAGGCTCAACTATCATACAAGCAATTTCATTGTGATTTTTTATAATTAAATCTTCCAATTCTTTTATACATTCATCTTCAAGTTTAATAAACTCTTCATTAGATAGTTTAGAATCTATATAAGGTACTCTAACTTTTCTACCTTCTTTTATTAAAGGTCTGTATGTTTCAGTAAAAATATCTACATCTCCAACTCCTAATGCACCAATTGTTTCTCCATGATAGGCGTTTTCAAGAGAGATAAATTTTGTTTTTTGAGGATTTCCAGTTTGTAAATGATATTGGAAACTCAATTTTAAAGCCATCTCAATACAAGAAGACCCATTATCAGAAAATAAAAACTTATTAATTCCTTTAGGTAAAACCTTTGTAAGTTCTTCACATAATTCTGCTGCTGGCTCATGAGCAAAATTTGCAAAAATTATATGTTCTAAAGTATTTACTTGTTCAGTTATAACCTTATTTATTCTTTTATTACAATGCCCAAACAAATTTACCCACCAGCTGGATATACAATCCATATATCTATTCCCATTTTCATCTATTAAATAAAGTCCATCACCTTTTTTTATAACTAAAGGAGGATTTTCTTCAAAATCTTTCATTTGTGCACAAGGATGAAAAACATATTTTAAATCCTTTTTTTGTAATTCAGATAAATTATTAATCATTATATAAACTCCTTTCAATTTATCAATAAAAAAGCCATTACAAATTTTTTGTAAATTTTTATATTTGTAATAGCTTTTATATTTTAATTAAAAAACTTTTCTATTTCTTTATCAGAAATTTCTTTTTGTTCATTTTTGAT is part of the Fusobacterium nucleatum genome and encodes:
- a CDS encoding transposase; translation: MIDAVLLIQKDVSKLYKKDKRLFFNVGSGDVNSPKGIVKYLGRYLARAPIAEYKITYYDNEKVTFFFNDLADDKKKKYITMDIDKFVQQILIHLPPKNFKMINRFGFYGRNITAKLRNIVKKYKKSFSKSEYSFYVKQSIDTFGVHPFMCPYCKIMMDIQEIYVSLDWYGRTIHKIYF
- a CDS encoding TetR/AcrR family transcriptional regulator, which encodes MPKKVLFSKELILDKSFELFKEEGIESISARNVAKILDASPAPIYKSIGSMKNLKKELIKRAKDLFIEYLIKRRTGIKFLDIGMGISIFAREEKQLFLQVFSKDNIEGSLIEEFLNLIREEIKKDERLIKIDKEKQEELLVSCWVFAHGLSTLIATGFFKDPNDNFIEKALRDAPAKLFYEYIKKYSK
- a CDS encoding outer membrane protein transport protein, giving the protein MKKLLLLSAILSSGLYAASIDHIQTYTPDYLANQAQTGMINEVSTYYNPAGLGRLEQGKYFHVGFQFAHGHEKMSYKEKEHKAKLNQAIPNVALTFVDEKGATFFNFGGIAGGGDLEYDGVSGIDVLPDLAQFKPLGIYDKGSTLKGSNKYEQITLGRSFNVDSNLSFSVAGRLVHGTRKLNGNLNIGANPTARYRQAKAQQVAQEVSKAVDAATQGKGLSAAQIAVIKTQKTNEALAKLQQRVNDLSQNGLNGDIDSKREAWGYGFQLGMNYKVNDKLNLAARYDSRVKMNFKAKGHEYQLQTTDILGQTIGLSTFYPQYIINSKIRRDLPAILSVGASYKVTDSYLVSASGNFYFNRQAKMDRVKAFRGHQHGGDYKNGWEIALGNEYKLNEKFTLIGSINYADTGAKTASFNDTEYALNSVTLGGGIRYQYDDSLSITASVAHFIYQGADGNFKEKYGVAKNQKYKKEITALGLSITKKF
- the bioA gene encoding adenosylmethionine--8-amino-7-oxononanoate transaminase, translating into MINNLSELQKKDLKYVFHPCAQMKDFEENPPLVIKKGDGLYLIDENGNRYMDCISSWWVNLFGHCNKRINKVITEQVNTLEHIIFANFAHEPAAELCEELTKVLPKGINKFLFSDNGSSCIEMALKLSFQYHLQTGNPQKTKFISLENAYHGETIGALGVGDVDIFTETYRPLIKEGRKVRVPYIDSKLSNEEFIKLEDECIKELEDLIIKNHNEIACMIVEPMVQGAAGIKVYSARFLKVARDLTKKYNIHLIDDEIAMGFGRTGKMFACEHAGIEPDMMCIAKGLSSGYYPIAILCITTDIFNAFYADYKEGKSFLHSHTYSGNPLGCRIALEVLKIFKDDDVLKIINEKGTYLKNKMEEIFKDKSYIKDIRNIGLIGAIELKDNLLPNVRIGREIYNLALKKGVFVRPIGNSVYFMPPYIITYEEIDKMLQVCKESIEELLKI